A window of the Cannabis sativa cultivar Pink pepper isolate KNU-18-1 chromosome X, ASM2916894v1, whole genome shotgun sequence genome harbors these coding sequences:
- the LOC115709716 gene encoding PH, RCC1 and FYVE domains-containing protein 1 yields MADLVSYGNADRDIEQALIALKKGSQLLKYGRKGKPKFCPFRLSNDETSLIWHSSNGERILKLGTVSRIIPGQRTAVFQRYLRPEKDYLSFSLIYNNGKRSLDLICKDKVEAEVWIAGLKALISSGRGGRSKIDGWSDGGLYLDDSRELTSNSPSDSSVSGVRDISSPDIVNFNPNSSPKSLHPDNPVPSVRSHVASDQTNMQVKGSGSDAFRVSVSSAPSTSSHGSAPDDCEALGDIYLWGEAICDYVVKIGADKTAPYLSPRADVLLPRPLESNVVLDVHQIACGVKHAALVTRQGEVFTWGEESGGRLGHGVGKDVSQPRLVESLATTIVDFVACGEFHSCAVTMTGELYTWGDGTHNAGLLGHGTDVSHWIPKRISGPLEGLQIASVTCGPWHTALITSMGQLFTFGDGTFGVLGHGDRENVAYPREVESLLGLRTIAVACGVWHTAAVVEVIATQSSASSGKLFTWGDGDKNRLGHGDKEPRLKPTCVPALIDYNFHKIACGHSLTVGLTTSGQVFTMGSTVYGQLGNVRSDGKLPCLVEDRLIGESVDEIACGSYHIAILTSRNEVYTWGKGANGRLGHGDVEDRKTPTLVESLKDRHVKYIACGSNYTAAICLHKWVSGAEQSQCSACRQAFGFTRKRHNCYNCGLVHCHSCSSRKATRAALAPSPGKPYRVCDACYVKLNKVSETNSNNKRNSGPRLSGENKDRLDKAEIRFSKSVPSNMDLIKQLDSKAAKQGKKAETFSLVRSSQAPSLLQLKDVVLSTAVDMRRTAPKPVLTSSGVSSRSVSPFSRRPSPPRSATPVPTTSGLSFSKSISDGLKKTNELLNQEMLKLRAQVESLRQRCELQELELQKSTKKAQEAIAVAAEESAKSEAAKEVIKSLTAQLKDLAKRLPPGVYDTESLKLAYLPNGLDQNGLHYQDLNGERHSRSDSITSTGTDSTFLNGTHGFNYSPRDSTGINEINIPQNREHLSSNGTVDHSDIRLSNGGGNQTDTSSVSEALEGRDSGPLQDGENGMRSKNSALAGNNNQVEAEWIEQYEAGVYITLVALRDGARDLKRVRFSRRRFGEHQAETWWSENREKVYEKYNVRSSDKASISGQTARRSEGALSPSSQHA; encoded by the exons ATGGCAGATCTTGTTAGCTACGGGAATGCCGACCGTGACATCGAGCAG GCATTGATTGCTTTGAAGAAGGGTTCTCAATTACTCAAATATGGTCGCAAAGGAAAACCCAAATTTTGCCCATTTAGACTGTCTAAT GATGAAACTTCTTTGATCTGGCATTCAAGTAACGGTGAACGAATTTTGAAGTTAGGAACAGTGTCGAGAATTATACCTGGACAAAGAACT GCTGTTTTCCAACGATATCTCCGCCCTGAAAAAGATTATTTGTCTTTTTCACTCATATACAATAACGGGAAGCGGTCTCTAGATTTG ATTTGCAAGGACAAAGTTGAAGCAGAGGTCTGGATTGCAGGCCTGAAAGCACTAATATCTTCTGGAAGAGGTGGACGTTCTAAAATTGACGGATGGAGTGATGGAGGACTCTACCTCGAT GATAGCCGAGAGCTGACCTCAAATAGTCCAAGTGACAGTTCAGTAAGTGGTGTAAGAGATATTAGTTCTCCTGATATAGTCAATTTCAATCCTAATTCTTCTCCAAAGAGTCTTCACCCTGACAATCCCGTGCCTTCTGTGAGGTCACATGTAGCGTCAGACCAGACAAATATGCAAGTAAAAGGATCTGGTTCAGATGCTTTCCGAGTTAGTGTCTCTAGTGCTCCCAGCACCTCCAGTCATGGATCTGCACCAGATGATTGTGAAGCCCTAGGGGACATTTATCTATGGGGAGAGGCTATTTGCGATTATGTTGTTAAGATCGGGGCTGACAAAACTGCTCCGTATTTAAGCCCAAGAGCAGATGTGCTTCTCCCAAGGCCTTTAGAGTCTAATGTAGTTTTGGATGTACATCAGATTGCATGTGGGGTTAAGCATGCTGCCTTAGTAACAAGACAAGGCGAAGTTTTCACATGGGGTGAAGAATCTGGAGGACGACTCGGCCATGGTGTTGGGAAGGATGTCAGTCAACCTCGTTTAGTTGAATCGTTGGCAACTACTATAGTTGATTTTGTGGCATGTGGAGAGTTTCATTCATGTGCTGTTACAATGACCGGAGAACTTTATACGTGGGGGGATGGTACTCACAATGCCGGGCTCCTTGGTCATGGCACTGACGTTAGTCATTGGATACCCAAGAGAATATCAGGACCACTAGAGGGACTGCAAATTGCATCAGTAACGTGTGGTCCATGGCATACAGCCTTGATAACGTCAATGGGACAACTCTTCACATTTGGTGATGGTACATTTGGTGTGTTGGGACATGGAGACAGGGAAAATGTAGCATATCCAAGGGAAGTAGAGTCTCTATTAGGTTTGAGGACAATAGCTGTTGCATGTGGTGTGTGGCATACTGCTGCTGTGGTAGAGGTTATTGCAACACAATCTAGTGCTTCCTCGGGCAAGCTGTTTACTTGGGGTGATGGAGACAAAAATCGTCTCGGACATGGAGACAAGGAACCCCGCCTTAAACCAACCTGTGTTCCAGCACTTATAGATTACAACTTTCACAAAATTGCTTGTGGACACAGTTTAACTGTTGGCTTGACCACATCAGGACAAGTGTTTACCATGGGAAGTACTGTTTATGGTCAACTTGGGAATGTCCGTTCTGATGGGAAACTACCTTGTTTGGTAGAAGACAGGCTTATTGGGGAGTCGGTTGACGAAATTGCTTGTGGTTCATATCACATAGCCATATTAACTTCCCGGAATGAAGTTTATACATGGGGTAAGGGTGCTAATGGGAGATTGGGTCATGGAGATGTTGAAGATAGGAAAACACCAACTCTGGTTGAATCCTTAAAAGATAGACATGTAAAATATATTGCTTGTGGTTCAAACTATACTGCAGCTATTTGTCTTCACAAATGGGTGTCTGGTGCCGAACAATCACAGTGCTCTGCTTGCAGACAGGCTTTCGGTTTTACGCGCAAGAGACACAACTGCTATAATTGTGGGCTTGTTCATTGTCATTCATGCAGTTCCCGAAAAGCAACAAGAGCCGCACTAGCACCTAGTCCTGGCAAGCCATACAGAGTATGTGATGCTTGTTATGTGAAATTGAACAAGGTGTCAGAAACTAATTCTAATAATAAAAGGAATTCTGGACCTAGACTATCAGGTGAGAACAAGGACAGATTAGACAAGGCTGAGATAAGGTTTTCGAAGTCTGTCCCTTCTAACATGGATCTGATAAAACAGTTAGATAGCAAAGCAGCCAAACAAGGAAAGAAAGCAGAGACATTTTCGTTAGTTCGATCATCTCAAGCGCCTTCTTTATTGCAATTAAAAGATGTTGTTTTGTCCACTGCTGTTGATATGCGGCGAACTGCTCCGAAACCAGTTCTTACATCATCTGGAGTGAGTTCTAGGTCTGTGTCACCTTTCTCGAGGAGGCCAAGCCCCCCGCGTTCTGCTACACCTGTTCCTACAACGTCAGGACTTTCCTTTTCAAAAAGTATATCTGATGGTTTGAAGAAAACGAATGAACTTTTGAATCAGGAAATGCTGAAGCTACGAGCGCag GTTGAGAGCTTGAGACAGAGATGTGAACTTCAAGAATTGGAACTACAGAAATCAACAAAGAAAGCACAGGAAGCTATAGCAGTTGCTGCAGAAGAATCGGCTAAATCTGAAGCTGCAAAAGAAGTTATAAAATCACTCACTGCACAG CTTAAAGATTTGGCTAAAAGGTTGCCGCCTGGTGTTTATGATACCGAGAGTTTGAAGCTTGCTTACCTACCAAATGGTTTGGATCAAAATGGACTGCATTACCAAGATCTAAATGGGGAGCGTCATTCAAGATCTGATTCTATCACTTCCACAGGGACTGATTCTACTTTTCTAAATGGGACTCATGGCTTTAATTATTCACCGAGAGATTCAACTggaattaatgaaattaatattcCACAAAACCGTGAGCATCTGAGTTCCAATGGGACAGTTGACCATTCAGACATAAGACTTTCAAACGGTGGAGGCAATCAGACAGATACTAGTAGTGTCTCTGAAGCTCTTGAGGGCAGGGATTCTGGGCCTCTCCAAGATGGGGAGAATGGTATGCGATCTAAAAATTCTGCATTGGCTGGCAACAATAACCAAGTTGAGGCAGAATGGATTGAACAATACGAGGCAGGTGTTTATATAACTCTTGTGGCTTTGCGGGATGGAGCTAGAGATCTTAAACGAGTGCGCTTCag CCGAAGAAGATTTGGAGAACACCAAGCAGAGACTTGGTGGTCAGAGAACCGTGAAAAAGTGTATGAGAAGTACAACGTCCGCAGCTCTGATAAAGCATCAATTTCTGGCCAGACTGCACGTAGATCCGAAGGAGCACTCTCACCTTCTTCCCAACACGCCTAG